A single Nocardioides bizhenqiangii DNA region contains:
- a CDS encoding ABC transporter permease: MAPTQQFVPVDEPVDQLAEPETRSRRIEPGRILGKLAPRRISAIYLLAFFVVLFGVLSPDTFLTEVTFTLVFRSGVVTCILALAFLVPLTAGVYDLSIGAVMALGLGIVVYLSLHTDLPILVTALIAIAASALSGAVSGFIVVKLHVDSFIATLGVSQVLAGVLLLMSNNTQLIGQFPEGWGELGRGDFVGIPVVVWMLLLLALVMWYALEFTAVGRHLLATGGNREAARLAGVPTQRILFGVFVASGAISGLAGVVFSMQSPVFSSSVGPGYLFPAVAAVFLGASQLSQRPNVWGTLIAYFALAFGIQGLALSASSASVWSQPMFQGVSLIIAVAVASRPVLRKLRASREQAPEPVS, from the coding sequence GTGGCACCAACGCAGCAGTTCGTCCCGGTGGATGAGCCGGTCGACCAACTCGCCGAGCCGGAGACCCGGTCCCGGCGGATCGAGCCCGGCCGGATCCTCGGCAAGCTGGCCCCTCGTCGGATCAGCGCCATCTACCTGCTGGCCTTCTTCGTCGTGCTGTTCGGCGTGCTCAGCCCGGACACGTTCCTGACCGAAGTGACGTTCACGCTGGTCTTCCGCTCCGGGGTGGTGACCTGCATCCTGGCGCTGGCCTTCCTCGTGCCGCTCACGGCGGGGGTCTACGACCTCTCGATCGGCGCAGTCATGGCGCTCGGCCTGGGCATCGTCGTCTACCTGTCCCTCCACACCGACCTGCCGATCCTGGTGACCGCACTGATCGCGATCGCCGCCTCTGCCCTCAGCGGTGCTGTGTCGGGGTTCATCGTGGTCAAGCTGCACGTCGACTCGTTCATCGCGACCCTCGGCGTCAGCCAGGTGCTCGCCGGCGTCCTGCTGCTGATGTCGAACAACACCCAGCTGATCGGTCAGTTCCCCGAGGGCTGGGGTGAGCTCGGGCGCGGCGACTTCGTCGGCATACCCGTCGTCGTCTGGATGCTCCTGCTGCTCGCCCTGGTGATGTGGTACGCCCTGGAGTTCACCGCCGTCGGCCGTCATCTCCTGGCGACGGGCGGCAACCGCGAGGCGGCCCGGCTGGCCGGCGTACCGACGCAGCGGATCCTGTTCGGGGTGTTCGTCGCCAGCGGCGCGATCTCCGGTCTCGCCGGCGTGGTCTTCTCGATGCAGAGCCCCGTGTTCTCGTCCAGCGTCGGCCCTGGCTACCTCTTCCCGGCGGTCGCGGCGGTCTTCCTCGGCGCCTCGCAGCTCTCACAGCGTCCGAACGTGTGGGGCACCCTCATCGCCTACTTCGCGCTCGCCTTCGGCATCCAGGGCCTGGCGCTCTCGGCTTCGTCCGCCTCGGTCTGGAGCCAGCCGATGTTCCAGGGTGTGTCGCTGATCATCGCGGTGGCGGTCGCCAGCCGCCCGGTCCTGCGCAAGCTGCGGGCCTCGCGGGAGCAGGCTCCGGAGCCGGTGAGCTGA
- a CDS encoding alcohol dehydrogenase catalytic domain-containing protein has translation MKVRAALLREVPGKWEVNEVELDPPREGEVLVRIVANGLCHSDDHFATGDIPVGHLPLCGGHEASGVVEEVGPGVRTLKPGDHVVTAFVPGCGRCRWCAGGQQNLCDNGALMLEGHQLDGSYRMHLDGEPVAQAGLVSGFAEYSVMPEYSCVPIGADMPLELASLLGCAVPTGWGSAVNAAAVRPGDVIVVMGAGGIGIAAVQGAAHAGAARVVVVEPVTSKHDLCLDLGATDVFTSVDEATELVRSLTNGQGADAAIICVGVLTSADVGAAFVRSGRPGRWSSLPQPPATRPRSTWRRSS, from the coding sequence ATGAAGGTGCGCGCCGCACTGCTCCGGGAAGTGCCGGGGAAGTGGGAGGTCAACGAGGTCGAGCTGGACCCGCCCCGCGAGGGCGAGGTCCTGGTCCGGATCGTGGCGAACGGTCTCTGCCACTCCGACGACCACTTCGCAACCGGGGACATCCCGGTGGGGCACCTCCCCCTGTGCGGAGGGCACGAAGCGTCGGGAGTCGTGGAGGAGGTCGGTCCCGGGGTCCGGACCCTCAAGCCCGGCGACCACGTCGTGACCGCCTTCGTGCCTGGGTGCGGCCGGTGCCGTTGGTGCGCCGGCGGGCAGCAGAACCTCTGTGACAACGGGGCCTTGATGCTCGAGGGTCATCAGCTCGACGGCAGCTATCGCATGCACCTGGACGGCGAGCCGGTGGCGCAGGCCGGCCTGGTCTCCGGCTTCGCCGAGTACAGCGTCATGCCCGAGTACAGCTGCGTCCCCATCGGAGCCGACATGCCACTCGAGCTGGCCTCGCTGCTCGGCTGCGCCGTGCCCACGGGCTGGGGGTCTGCCGTCAACGCGGCAGCCGTCCGGCCGGGCGACGTCATCGTGGTGATGGGCGCGGGCGGGATCGGCATCGCTGCGGTGCAGGGCGCGGCTCACGCAGGGGCGGCGCGGGTCGTCGTCGTCGAGCCGGTGACGTCCAAGCACGATCTCTGTCTGGACCTCGGAGCCACCGACGTGTTCACGTCGGTGGACGAGGCCACGGAGCTCGTCCGAAGCCTGACCAACGGACAGGGTGCCGATGCGGCAATCATCTGCGTCGGCGTGCTCACCTCCGCGGACGTCGGCGCCGCCTTCGTGCGATCCGGAAGGCCGGGACGGTGGTCGTCACTGCCGCAGCCCCCGGCCACACGACCTCGATCGACGTGGCGCCGCTCGAGCTGA
- a CDS encoding oxidoreductase: MDDAFPHVFSPFRLAGFDLRNRLVALPAGTSLVERGVPTHGDIEHFERLAAGGVGLIIGGATVVHSTSALRSGKLVEGYLDAVVPAMKEKADVVHRHGARLVGQLVHLGREFIGGESDQPPMAPSPVKTVRDAYPPHELTVGEIDEIVEGWRVSTENLVKAGLDGVEIHAAHGYLVAQFLSPLTNQRTDDFGGSFENRMRFLQLVIEAMRSVTPDGFALGVRLSGEEEIPGGMGIDDCVRVSEALAAAGGVDYLSITHGTRGTYVKDSTGPDAVAVPSASRVRAATGLPVLVGQRIRDVGTAEHVVKAGHADLVGMARALLADPDLPVKSREGRLDEIRGCIGVNQDCRAFDPHLHCAVNAEIGRGRLPTVGVRVASPKDVYVIGGGPAGLEAARVAAERGHRVSLFEAETSLGGAVRVAAASPHRATLIDVVDYLARETRRLKVDVNLGAPISTDDLAEIRGLADHVIVATGSRLSPLPPAPLARGAVAVDQVLSGGVAHEPGTAVVYDESDGFWPAYSAAEALAARGWQVTFVTALTGLAPRVPAESAGPLLRRLGDAGVVLEVAHRVVVPDDPAAPLVVRPVFGRTDREVDPDLLVWHQPRIGDDALLRATPADATVTAIGDCVTPRRISHAIAEGYRAGAGV, translated from the coding sequence ATGGACGACGCGTTCCCCCACGTGTTCTCTCCGTTCCGACTCGCCGGCTTCGACCTGAGGAACCGGCTGGTCGCGCTTCCGGCGGGGACCAGCCTGGTCGAGCGCGGGGTCCCGACCCACGGCGACATCGAGCACTTCGAGCGGCTGGCCGCTGGGGGCGTCGGGCTGATCATCGGCGGCGCCACGGTGGTCCACTCCACGTCGGCGTTGCGGTCGGGCAAGCTGGTCGAGGGATACCTCGACGCCGTCGTGCCGGCGATGAAGGAGAAGGCGGACGTCGTCCACCGGCACGGCGCCCGTCTGGTCGGGCAGCTGGTCCACCTGGGCCGGGAATTCATCGGAGGGGAGTCCGACCAGCCGCCGATGGCACCGTCGCCGGTCAAGACCGTCCGCGACGCCTACCCGCCCCACGAGCTCACCGTCGGTGAGATCGACGAGATCGTCGAGGGCTGGCGGGTGTCGACGGAGAACCTGGTCAAGGCCGGGCTCGACGGGGTCGAGATCCACGCCGCGCACGGCTACCTCGTCGCTCAGTTCCTGTCGCCGCTCACCAACCAGCGGACCGACGACTTCGGAGGATCCTTCGAGAACCGGATGCGCTTCCTGCAGCTGGTGATCGAGGCGATGCGGTCCGTCACTCCCGACGGGTTCGCGCTGGGCGTCCGGCTCAGCGGCGAGGAGGAGATCCCCGGCGGGATGGGGATCGACGACTGCGTGCGAGTCTCCGAGGCGCTCGCTGCTGCGGGCGGTGTGGACTACCTGAGCATCACGCACGGCACCCGGGGGACCTACGTCAAGGACTCCACCGGGCCGGACGCGGTGGCGGTCCCGTCCGCGTCCCGGGTCCGCGCCGCCACCGGCCTTCCGGTCCTGGTCGGGCAGCGGATCCGCGACGTGGGCACCGCCGAGCACGTCGTCAAGGCGGGCCACGCGGACCTGGTCGGCATGGCCCGGGCCCTGCTCGCCGACCCGGACCTGCCCGTCAAGTCACGCGAGGGGCGGCTCGACGAGATCCGGGGCTGCATCGGCGTCAACCAGGACTGCCGGGCCTTCGACCCACACCTGCACTGTGCGGTCAACGCGGAGATCGGACGCGGTCGGCTGCCGACCGTCGGGGTGCGGGTCGCGTCGCCGAAGGACGTCTACGTGATCGGCGGTGGTCCGGCGGGTCTGGAGGCCGCCCGGGTCGCAGCCGAGCGTGGTCACCGGGTGTCGCTCTTCGAGGCCGAGACGTCGCTCGGGGGAGCGGTGCGGGTCGCCGCGGCGTCACCGCACCGCGCCACCCTGATCGACGTCGTCGACTACCTCGCGCGGGAGACGCGCAGGCTCAAGGTCGACGTCAACCTCGGCGCTCCGATCTCGACGGACGACCTCGCGGAGATCAGAGGTCTCGCCGACCACGTCATCGTGGCGACCGGCTCGAGGCTCAGCCCGCTTCCGCCCGCCCCGCTGGCCAGGGGTGCAGTGGCCGTAGACCAGGTCCTCTCCGGCGGCGTCGCCCACGAGCCCGGCACCGCGGTTGTCTACGACGAGAGCGACGGGTTCTGGCCGGCGTACAGCGCGGCGGAGGCCCTGGCTGCGCGCGGATGGCAGGTGACTTTCGTGACCGCGCTGACCGGGCTGGCGCCCCGGGTCCCCGCGGAGAGCGCAGGCCCACTGCTGCGTCGACTGGGCGACGCCGGCGTGGTCCTCGAGGTCGCGCACCGGGTGGTCGTCCCCGACGACCCGGCCGCTCCGCTGGTCGTCCGACCGGTGTTCGGCCGGACGGACCGGGAGGTCGACCCCGACCTGCTGGTGTGGCACCAGCCGCGCATCGGGGACGACGCACTGCTGCGTGCGACTCCTGCCGACGCGACGGTGACTGCGATCGGCGACTGCGTGACCCCCCGCCGGATCAGCCATGCCATCGCCGAGGGATACCGCGCCGGAGCAGGCGTCTAG
- a CDS encoding sugar ABC transporter ATP-binding protein — protein MTLSQLATDGVGSGHPVLTVRGLSKTFVSTRALNQVDFDLRAGEIHALVGQNGCGKSTLIKVLAGFHQPDPGVEIKLGGAEIDLSSTADAHRAGLRFVHQDLGLVGTLSTVENLMLGRRLSTGRGGRIRWAAERRDAVRRMRDLGYSFDVERPVAALGAAERTGVAIARALWDWEAARVLVVDEPTASLPREEVAVLFAALERVREAGLGVIYVSHRLDEIFAIGDRVTVLRDGVRVGTWDVDAIDQDGLVRSMIGDEKLRPPHDHTVDPTDGEVALAVTGLNGTVVEDVDLRVRRGEVVGIAGLTGSGREELLSLIFGVASRSGDVRLDGRPVPANPRRAMRAGLALVPADRRGEGAILEMPVRENFGLTDLRRFATRFGYLSRGREVKEVKEWIRRLDVRPPLPEALFGALSGGNQQKVVLAKWLRRQPAVLLLDEPSQGVDVGAKAVIHALAREVAADGACVVIASSDDSELCDTCDRVVVMRDGRIVAEVAGSRLTTEELSRLQLGLAATA, from the coding sequence GTGACGCTCTCGCAGCTGGCCACCGACGGCGTCGGGTCGGGGCACCCGGTGCTGACGGTGCGCGGCCTGTCGAAGACCTTCGTCTCGACCCGGGCGCTCAACCAGGTCGACTTCGATCTGCGAGCGGGCGAGATCCACGCACTGGTGGGCCAGAACGGCTGCGGCAAGTCGACGCTGATCAAGGTCCTCGCCGGCTTCCACCAGCCCGACCCGGGCGTGGAGATCAAGCTGGGTGGTGCGGAGATCGATCTGTCGAGCACGGCGGATGCTCACCGTGCGGGGCTGCGCTTCGTGCACCAGGACCTCGGCCTGGTGGGGACGCTGAGCACCGTCGAGAACCTGATGCTCGGCCGCCGGCTCTCCACCGGTCGTGGCGGACGGATCCGCTGGGCCGCAGAGCGCCGCGACGCGGTGCGCCGGATGAGGGACCTGGGCTACAGCTTCGACGTCGAGCGGCCCGTGGCCGCGCTCGGCGCTGCCGAGCGCACCGGCGTGGCCATCGCCCGAGCCCTGTGGGACTGGGAGGCCGCGCGGGTCCTCGTGGTCGACGAGCCGACCGCGTCGCTGCCGCGGGAGGAGGTCGCGGTGCTGTTCGCCGCACTCGAACGTGTCCGGGAAGCCGGACTGGGCGTCATCTACGTGTCGCACCGACTCGACGAGATCTTCGCGATCGGTGACCGGGTCACCGTCCTGCGTGACGGCGTTCGCGTCGGCACCTGGGACGTCGACGCGATCGACCAGGACGGCCTGGTGCGCTCGATGATCGGTGACGAGAAGCTACGTCCTCCGCATGACCACACCGTCGACCCGACGGACGGCGAGGTCGCCCTAGCGGTCACCGGCCTGAACGGAACGGTCGTCGAGGACGTCGACCTCCGCGTACGCCGCGGCGAGGTCGTCGGGATCGCCGGGCTCACCGGCTCCGGACGCGAAGAGCTGCTGTCGTTGATCTTCGGCGTCGCGTCGAGATCGGGCGACGTGCGGCTCGACGGCCGGCCGGTGCCGGCGAACCCGCGCCGCGCGATGAGGGCGGGCCTCGCGCTCGTGCCCGCGGACCGCCGAGGTGAGGGCGCCATCCTCGAGATGCCCGTCCGGGAGAACTTCGGCCTCACCGACCTGCGCCGCTTCGCGACCCGCTTCGGATACCTGAGCCGGGGGCGCGAGGTGAAGGAGGTCAAGGAGTGGATCCGGCGTCTCGACGTACGCCCGCCGCTCCCCGAGGCCCTCTTCGGCGCGCTCTCCGGCGGCAACCAGCAGAAGGTGGTCCTGGCGAAGTGGTTGCGCCGGCAACCCGCCGTGCTCCTGCTCGACGAGCCCAGCCAGGGGGTCGACGTCGGCGCCAAGGCCGTCATCCACGCGCTCGCGCGCGAGGTGGCAGCGGACGGTGCCTGCGTCGTCATCGCGTCGTCCGACGACAGCGAGCTGTGCGACACCTGCGACCGGGTCGTCGTGATGCGCGACGGCCGCATCGTCGCGGAAGTGGCGGGGTCCCGCCTCACCACCGAGGAGCTCAGTCGCCTGCAGCTCGGTCTGGCAGCGACCGCCTAG
- a CDS encoding alpha/beta hydrolase: MQLQKEAGPRSRIDLSLALPSSATPDGVGELALAATLFVPDEIADDVRVLVCWPGGSYGRDYWDIRIPGHDGYSFAEHMTSCGFLVLAVDPLGVGGSGRPADGTVCTYEALAAAAHGAVEVLRARLADGSLAAGLPPIAEPRVVGVGHSMGGGLVAIQQAQWGSYDGIAVLGYTHGVKTRSVDHGDDATMRSTAVELAKGFWGSQWEAGYGVVDKVPHQAWLNGPDVPAEIIAADNANPVVWAAWPYVDALHVGYTAAHAAQVSSPVFLAFGEFDISEQPRGEAAFYERADDITLFVLAGSYHCHNFQAGRADLWDRIGGWATGVAGSRPSAGSS, from the coding sequence ATGCAGCTGCAGAAAGAGGCCGGCCCCAGATCGCGGATCGACCTCAGCCTGGCCCTGCCTTCGTCGGCCACGCCTGATGGCGTCGGAGAGCTGGCGCTCGCGGCCACCTTGTTCGTTCCGGACGAGATCGCTGACGATGTCCGCGTTCTCGTCTGCTGGCCGGGCGGGTCGTACGGAAGGGACTACTGGGACATCCGGATCCCGGGCCACGACGGCTACAGCTTCGCCGAGCACATGACCTCGTGTGGCTTCCTGGTGCTCGCGGTCGACCCGCTGGGCGTCGGAGGCAGCGGACGGCCCGCGGACGGCACCGTCTGCACGTACGAGGCGTTGGCCGCCGCGGCCCACGGCGCGGTAGAAGTTCTTCGCGCCCGTCTGGCGGACGGGTCCCTCGCCGCCGGGCTGCCGCCCATCGCCGAGCCGAGAGTGGTCGGCGTCGGGCACTCCATGGGCGGTGGCCTCGTCGCCATCCAGCAGGCGCAATGGGGTAGCTACGACGGGATCGCCGTCCTCGGCTACACGCACGGAGTCAAGACTCGCTCCGTCGACCATGGGGACGACGCGACGATGCGCTCCACCGCCGTCGAGCTCGCCAAGGGCTTCTGGGGATCGCAGTGGGAGGCGGGCTACGGCGTCGTCGACAAGGTGCCTCACCAAGCGTGGCTCAACGGTCCTGACGTGCCGGCTGAGATCATCGCCGCGGACAATGCGAACCCGGTGGTCTGGGCAGCCTGGCCCTACGTCGATGCCCTCCACGTCGGCTACACGGCTGCGCACGCGGCTCAGGTCTCGTCACCGGTGTTCCTCGCGTTCGGTGAGTTCGACATCAGTGAGCAGCCGCGGGGCGAGGCGGCGTTCTACGAACGGGCGGACGACATCACGCTGTTCGTGCTGGCAGGCAGCTATCACTGCCACAACTTCCAGGCCGGTCGCGCAGATCTCTGGGATCGCATCGGCGGATGGGCGACGGGCGTGGCCGGATCGCGGCCGTCGGCCGGGTCGTCCTGA
- a CDS encoding aldehyde dehydrogenase: MNTEHHNFFIDGAWRPAQSDDHFDIISPRSEERIGRVPAASTADIDAAVAAARRAFDQGEWPRLTPAERADYLTRMADAIARRQEELAPLISEELGCTLFLSQVYQVVSPVMSLNYNAEIGRSLDTSEVRLSDLGPLAASSEGGSIIPMAGASLVVQEPVGVVAAFPAYNFAFPAVPQKVGPALIAGCTAVVKVTEPNPLATFIYGDICEEVGLPPGVINIVAARAPEAEYLVRHPGVDMVSFTGSVQTGARIAAACGELIKPCVLELGGKSAAIVLDDAKLEDALPVLIGASVGTNAGQSCVALTRLVVPAARYDEYAEALVEGFRSLKIGDPMEADTVISPLVTERQRDRVEEYVELARKEGATVATGGRRPAGLDRGWYFEPTLITDADNDMRVSREEIFGPVASLIPHHGEDDAVRIANDSELGLSGAVFTADDAHGFEIARRVRSGTFSVNTFAADLGSPFGGYKRSGIGREHGPTAYQEFLHYKTISVDPSRQLPEAVTAGVRRGTGPGTS, translated from the coding sequence ATGAACACCGAGCACCACAACTTCTTCATCGACGGGGCCTGGCGGCCCGCCCAGTCGGACGACCACTTCGACATCATCTCGCCGCGGTCCGAGGAGCGGATCGGCCGCGTCCCCGCCGCCTCCACCGCCGACATCGACGCGGCCGTCGCCGCCGCGCGCCGGGCGTTCGACCAAGGAGAGTGGCCCCGGCTCACGCCGGCAGAGCGCGCCGACTACCTGACCCGGATGGCGGACGCGATCGCCAGGCGTCAGGAGGAGCTCGCGCCGCTCATCAGCGAGGAGCTCGGGTGCACCTTGTTCCTCTCGCAGGTCTACCAAGTGGTCTCGCCGGTGATGAGCCTCAACTACAACGCCGAGATCGGCCGCAGCCTGGACACCTCCGAGGTGCGGCTCAGCGACCTCGGCCCGCTCGCAGCGAGCTCCGAGGGCGGCAGCATCATCCCGATGGCCGGAGCGAGCCTGGTGGTCCAGGAGCCGGTCGGCGTGGTCGCCGCCTTCCCCGCCTACAACTTCGCCTTCCCGGCGGTGCCGCAGAAGGTCGGCCCGGCGCTGATCGCGGGCTGCACCGCGGTCGTCAAGGTGACCGAGCCCAACCCGCTGGCGACCTTCATCTACGGAGACATCTGCGAGGAGGTCGGCCTGCCGCCGGGCGTGATCAACATCGTGGCCGCCCGGGCGCCGGAGGCGGAGTACCTCGTACGCCACCCGGGTGTCGACATGGTCAGCTTCACCGGCTCGGTGCAGACCGGAGCCCGGATCGCCGCCGCGTGCGGCGAGCTGATCAAGCCGTGCGTGCTGGAGCTGGGCGGGAAGTCGGCGGCGATCGTCCTCGACGACGCCAAGCTCGAGGACGCGCTGCCGGTGCTCATCGGCGCCAGCGTCGGGACGAACGCCGGGCAGAGCTGCGTCGCGCTGACCCGCCTCGTCGTTCCCGCCGCGCGCTACGACGAGTACGCCGAGGCGCTCGTCGAGGGCTTCAGGTCGCTGAAGATCGGCGACCCGATGGAGGCGGACACGGTCATCAGCCCCCTCGTGACCGAGCGCCAGCGCGACCGGGTCGAGGAGTACGTCGAGCTCGCCCGCAAGGAAGGCGCCACCGTCGCGACGGGCGGCCGCCGGCCGGCCGGTCTCGACCGCGGCTGGTACTTCGAGCCCACCCTGATCACCGACGCTGACAACGACATGCGCGTCAGCCGGGAGGAGATCTTCGGTCCCGTGGCCTCGCTGATCCCTCACCACGGCGAGGACGACGCAGTGCGCATCGCAAACGACAGCGAGCTCGGGCTCTCGGGCGCGGTGTTCACCGCGGACGACGCTCACGGCTTCGAGATCGCGCGGAGGGTGCGGAGCGGGACGTTCTCGGTCAACACCTTCGCGGCCGACCTCGGCTCGCCCTTCGGCGGCTACAAGCGGTCCGGTATCGGCCGCGAGCACGGCCCGACGGCGTACCAGGAGTTCCTGCACTACAAGACCATCTCGGTCGACCCCAGCCGTCAGCTCCCCGAGGCGGTGACCGCGGGCGTACGACGCGGAACCGGTCCGGGCACGTCCTGA
- a CDS encoding nuclear transport factor 2 family protein: MTTVEERMLIEDTLYRYASSIDSANLDQLTDVLHPDLWAQYGNAEPAESADTVIGWIREATKTCVWQHHLLSVYHVDVQGDTATALVYHTSYQKFEGDDEVCVLVGRYHDELTKHDGRWKISRLVFEIMWGERRADSAGYLEAVGGRGPKVPGWPA; the protein is encoded by the coding sequence ATGACCACTGTCGAAGAGCGGATGCTCATCGAGGACACGCTGTACCGCTACGCGTCGAGCATCGACTCGGCCAATCTCGACCAGCTCACGGACGTGCTGCACCCCGATCTGTGGGCCCAGTACGGCAACGCCGAGCCGGCCGAGAGTGCGGACACGGTGATCGGCTGGATCCGCGAAGCGACCAAGACCTGCGTCTGGCAGCACCACCTGCTCAGCGTCTACCACGTGGACGTCCAGGGTGACACCGCGACCGCGCTCGTCTACCACACGTCGTACCAGAAGTTCGAGGGCGACGACGAGGTCTGTGTGCTGGTCGGTCGCTACCACGACGAGCTGACCAAGCACGACGGCAGGTGGAAGATCTCCCGGCTGGTCTTCGAGATCATGTGGGGAGAGCGCCGGGCCGACTCGGCGGGCTACCTGGAGGCGGTCGGGGGCCGCGGTCCGAAGGTACCGGGCTGGCCGGCCTGA
- a CDS encoding sugar ABC transporter substrate-binding protein: MKNWQRIARMSLAVPLLALGLAACGDSDAESTSPEASAAAEAAPDPVTTPPTEITITTPLEAPPEPGKTFFWLQCELPICGKIGTGVEAAVDAAGWNYENIVFKATDPGGAIESAIQQSPDVIGITGIPSAAIEAQLASAAEAGIPVVTCSPGPEDPSPETYAAICSQTTQPDGENLALWAIKDSSGGANIVTVTIPSFPSLQTTVDGVHKMVDEHCADCSADELELTVEDLAGGQVASKLVAYLQSNPDTNYVLFNFADLEIGVPEALQVAGFEDKVKLIGNGGGPQQFEALVEGGGMDAAWVAYPSLYSGWQMVDAALRLVDGGTLPDGYHEEMESLPTYIVDTPEAAEALAPSYDFAGPAGYEEQFTELWQLN; encoded by the coding sequence ATGAAGAACTGGCAGCGCATTGCGCGCATGTCGCTCGCCGTGCCGCTGCTGGCCCTCGGGCTGGCTGCATGCGGTGATTCCGACGCGGAGTCGACCTCGCCCGAGGCCTCGGCTGCGGCCGAGGCAGCGCCGGACCCGGTGACGACCCCGCCGACCGAGATCACGATCACCACCCCGCTCGAGGCGCCTCCGGAGCCCGGGAAGACCTTCTTCTGGCTGCAGTGCGAGCTGCCGATCTGCGGGAAGATCGGGACCGGGGTCGAGGCCGCGGTCGACGCTGCTGGGTGGAACTACGAGAACATCGTCTTCAAGGCCACTGACCCCGGCGGCGCCATCGAGTCGGCGATCCAGCAGAGCCCCGACGTCATCGGCATCACCGGCATCCCCTCGGCGGCGATCGAAGCCCAGCTCGCCAGCGCCGCAGAGGCGGGCATCCCCGTGGTGACCTGCTCACCGGGTCCCGAGGACCCGTCTCCCGAGACGTACGCCGCGATCTGCAGCCAGACCACGCAGCCGGACGGGGAGAACCTGGCGCTGTGGGCGATCAAGGACTCCAGCGGCGGCGCCAACATCGTGACCGTCACGATCCCGAGCTTCCCTTCGCTGCAGACGACCGTCGACGGCGTGCACAAGATGGTCGACGAGCACTGCGCTGACTGCTCGGCCGACGAGCTGGAGCTGACCGTCGAGGACCTGGCCGGCGGCCAGGTGGCGTCGAAGCTCGTGGCCTACCTCCAGTCGAACCCCGACACCAACTACGTGCTGTTCAATTTCGCGGACCTGGAGATCGGAGTTCCGGAGGCGCTCCAGGTCGCCGGGTTCGAGGACAAGGTGAAGCTGATCGGCAACGGCGGCGGGCCCCAGCAGTTCGAGGCGCTCGTCGAGGGTGGCGGGATGGATGCCGCCTGGGTGGCTTACCCGAGCCTCTACTCGGGGTGGCAGATGGTGGACGCGGCGCTCCGACTCGTCGACGGCGGCACGCTGCCTGACGGTTACCACGAGGAGATGGAGTCCCTGCCGACGTACATCGTCGACACGCCTGAGGCGGCGGAGGCGCTGGCGCCGTCGTACGACTTCGCCGGCCCTGCGGGCTACGAGGAGCAGTTCACCGAGCTCTGGCAGCTCAACTGA
- a CDS encoding mycofactocin-coupled SDR family oxidoreductase, translating into MGTLEGKVAFITGAGRGQGRSHALRLADEGADIVALDICADAVESVPYSLADRADLDQTVALVEAKGRRIVAEEADVRDLGQVQKVVDAGLGELGRIDVVCANAGVGSWSVSWEMSEQVWKDMIDVNLTGVFNTVRAALPSMVERGEGGSVVLTSSTAGLIGYQNTAHYTAAKHGVIGLMKVLSQELGPHRIRVNAICPTTVNTPLVVNDATFRLFAPDVAQPGPDDVREAFAGLNSLPDVPWIEPLDVSEAVAWLCSDAARYITGIALPIDAGNTAKKG; encoded by the coding sequence ATGGGCACACTCGAGGGCAAGGTCGCCTTCATCACCGGCGCCGGTCGCGGCCAGGGCCGCTCGCACGCCCTGCGGCTGGCAGACGAAGGGGCGGACATCGTCGCCCTGGACATCTGTGCCGATGCCGTCGAGAGCGTCCCGTACTCGCTGGCGGATCGCGCCGACCTCGACCAGACGGTCGCGCTCGTGGAGGCGAAGGGCCGTCGCATCGTCGCCGAGGAGGCGGACGTCCGCGACCTCGGCCAGGTCCAGAAGGTCGTCGACGCCGGGCTCGGCGAGCTCGGCCGGATCGACGTCGTCTGCGCGAACGCCGGCGTCGGCTCGTGGTCGGTCAGCTGGGAGATGTCCGAGCAGGTCTGGAAGGACATGATCGACGTCAACCTCACCGGGGTGTTCAACACCGTCCGGGCAGCGCTCCCGTCGATGGTCGAGCGAGGGGAGGGCGGCTCGGTGGTGCTCACCAGCTCCACGGCCGGCCTGATCGGCTACCAGAACACCGCCCACTACACAGCGGCCAAGCACGGCGTGATCGGTCTGATGAAGGTGCTGTCCCAAGAGCTGGGCCCCCACCGGATCCGGGTGAACGCCATCTGCCCGACCACGGTCAACACGCCGCTGGTGGTGAACGACGCGACGTTCCGGCTGTTCGCACCCGACGTCGCCCAGCCCGGCCCTGACGACGTCCGCGAGGCGTTCGCCGGGCTCAACAGCCTGCCTGACGTGCCGTGGATCGAACCCCTCGATGTCTCCGAAGCAGTCGCCTGGCTCTGCTCCGATGCGGCCCGGTACATCACCGGGATCGCCCTTCCCATCGACGCGGGGAACACCGCGAAGAAGGGCTGA